From Flavobacterium lipolyticum, one genomic window encodes:
- a CDS encoding thioesterase II family protein has translation MIFKKNMQVFLLHFAGGSSNSFNFLKPFLPINFDFHLLELPGRGKRIKENLLSTQSEAVDDLLHQINSLRNDKPYIIFGHSMGAQLGLMVTKKMEELGDSPKKLIVAGNAGPGTGDEDRCRSTISDKELKEELISLGGVPTEVLENEELFNFFSPIMRSDFEILEKSPRLDSNFKVNTPIVAVMGDEEETAKDIENWRHFTSIALKSHLLEGNHFFIHDHPAELVRIITNLDD, from the coding sequence ATGATATTTAAAAAAAATATGCAAGTTTTTTTATTGCACTTTGCTGGTGGTAGTTCCAATTCATTCAATTTTTTAAAACCCTTTTTACCCATAAATTTTGATTTCCATCTGTTAGAATTACCAGGCCGGGGAAAAAGAATTAAGGAAAACTTATTATCTACTCAATCAGAAGCAGTTGACGACTTACTACATCAAATTAATTCATTGAGAAATGATAAACCTTATATCATTTTTGGTCATAGCATGGGGGCACAATTGGGACTTATGGTAACCAAAAAAATGGAAGAACTGGGTGATTCCCCAAAAAAACTCATTGTAGCAGGAAATGCCGGTCCGGGAACAGGCGATGAAGACAGATGTCGTTCTACAATAAGTGACAAGGAATTAAAAGAAGAACTAATCAGTTTAGGCGGTGTTCCCACCGAAGTATTGGAGAACGAGGAACTATTCAATTTTTTCTCCCCCATCATGAGGTCTGACTTTGAAATATTAGAAAAAAGCCCTCGCTTAGACTCCAATTTTAAAGTAAATACACCTATTGTTGCGGTAATGGGAGATGAAGAAGAAACAGCAAAAGATATTGAAAACTGGAGACATTTCACCTCTATTGCATTAAAGTCCCATTTACTTGAAGGTAATCATTTTTTCATACACGATCACCCGGCAGAATTAGTACGAATCATAACAAATCTAGATGATTGA